Below is a window of Plasmodium sp. gorilla clade G2 genome assembly, chromosome: 6 DNA.
AAGTATtatgttcattattattatgattattttgatgattatttatttttatatttgtattggTTATGGCATTACTATattcatttgtatttttgTCCACATTTGAATATTTTGTAAACAAGCGCACACTATTGAATATTAAAGATTCATTAAAAAATAGATGAACAATATATCCTCTATATATTCcttgatttattatatcattattttttttagctAAATCATAATCACAAaagttattaatatttaaacatGGTATTCCAAGATCATAATTACCAAAATATGATAACCATAATATTCctttatacttttttataaaagatgCATATAagatatcatatataaatttatgttTTTGATTTTTGTTTTGAACAttgaataaattaaataatggaATATTTGATATTCTTGAAAAATTTAAATCTTCTTCTACCCTATGataattttcaaaaaataaatttagagataaattaaaaatatcattttgataatttattcttggaacattttgatatttattaatattatcaaatttataaaaataacatgGGAAATATTTATTGGTAGCCCACCAacctaatttttttttatcaatagTTGAtgatacataaaaaatatatttttgttttcctGTTATCATATTAGTACGATATTTATTTAAGTATAGATCAAGATATTCTAATactttatatacatttgtattctcttcataatatatatcaaattttctataatgatataaaaataatagatCTTTTTCAActgtattaataaaaaattctttattaaataaattttttaataacatatctttttttattttttctttttcaatattgtttaaatattccacattattattatcatcaaaagtattatgtatattatgtatattatttatattattatttggtatatttattttttgtccATTATGTGtagaatttatatttctttcattTAATGTTATATCATTACAATATTTATCAAGTTGtaagaattttataaatgtatcATAAGgatcaaaattattatctttttgaCCTATACCACtaaacattattttatttccaaGTAGATGATCttgattattttcatcaaattgatcatatacattaataaaaatacgattacaaatattatctataagtgtatgaaatatatgtatataaacaatatgtaCATCATCTAAATAATTTGCTGATACATTTTTACTActtttactattattttcGAATTTACTAAAACAATAAGATTTAAAACATTTATGTtcatcaaaaatataattataatcatttgAATCAATTTCAATAGAATTCCCATATCTACTTAagaaatcaaaatataaaggTATTTTTGTTTCATATACTGATATAATACTTTCATGATAATTTGCATTtaatgtattaataatatattgattaaaatatttttctgtcattataaattcatataaattaaaaacttTAATATTTCTTGGAAGAAAACAATTAGCATATGCTTTGGATTTAAATACggtattatcatcattatttgaactaattaattttatagtTATTTTGCTATTACTTTTAATATTCAATtgatcataattattaatatatatgtgtctatatacttgtatttttattttataaaatttattcatattttttaatgaaaCTAATGCATAATAAATtccatcatcatcatcattgtaataatcattattatcaactttttcattaatatgataattttcATTTAGAAATACTTTCTTATGACTAGATGAATCATCTGAATTTGAATCTGAATCAGAATCAGAATCTGTTTCatgtttaaaatattttaaatatggtTTTAATAAAGTTTGTTTATCATTGTTTAAATGATTATTTAATTGgttatttgaattttttttattatttttctttttcttttttatctttttatatatatatacaatatccATTGCATTTTGAATagtatgtaaatatttagaATCTAAATTAGATATTTtctcataattatttttttcattattagcTTCTTCCTCTTCTTGATCTTTAAATgatatgatattttttttttttttgtttttatccTCAATacgtatttttttaatttgtgttctattatttttccatattttattattaataagcatccaatttttaaaatttgaaTGAAACAAATTATGTAagtctttatattttaaattactgatattaattttttcatgatcaataatgataatattattattattgttattattttctccGTAATTTTCaaatgaatttatttttttgtaagcTACTGATGAGATAAGTTTACTAGTATTTGTTGTAGCACCAGACATAATATtactattgttattatttgattggttattatcatataagattattaatttttgttttttcgatataaaattatctaagagatattgttttattaattttctttttttatttttcattgttTCCTCTGATTGTGTTAATAAGGCTGATGATGTCGGATCTGTTATAGTATTTTCTCCTTCTATAGGAAAAGGGCTTTTTTTTTCGATAGATTGATTAGATATatgttgtttattttttatactttcTTTGTTTATAAGATGTAATGGTGTATTGTTTGTTTCATTTGAATCTTTAAAATCATGAATATCACTTTCTAGTTTCATCTCAGTAGTATGTAAAGGTGAAGTTGtgtcttctttttttatgtttttttttacaaagaaggaagtaatttttttttgttttccttctgatatatttatttgtttttttaaccAATCTGGAACAGATATGGATGTTATTggattattaatattttgtttaatagCTGGAATAATAACTAATTTAAGAATTTGAACTTctaatttttgtttataataatCCCAATCGATAATATCTCTAACATTAACAGGTACATTTGGAGGAAATTTAGTACCTAACCATTTACTTAAATAATGGATTTGAGTATCAATATTTGTTTTGAATATTTGTATGGGTATAGCTCTAAATGTAATATCTGAACCAATAGGTTTGGATACAACAATAAACTGAGTGGATACATTATTATCTTCAATATAGCTagcattatttaataattcacTTAATCTTTTTGCTGTAGTAATACCAAAACTTTTAGCATTTGGTTGTTCTTTAACAGATTTATTTAAAACTTTCTTAGCTAAAATTAAATCAAATaattcatcatcattatctaTATCTATTGCTTTAGTATCTATTAGATTTTTCCATTTATTTGCTGTTAATGATGCATGATAATATGAttcttcttttgtttttCCTTTTAAGAAATGATTAAAAATTTCACTTTGGAATCTTTGAATAATTCTTAATTCTCCTCTTCGTTTAATTTCAAAACCTTTAAGTTcactaattttatatttattattaaaaacaacatatcttttttttaataaatcatcTGATTTTTCAGATGCAGGTAAAAACATACCATGCCATGGTCCATctaattcaaaaaatatttcatttttactaATACATTCATAATCATTAGTATGTTCATTATATACTAAATATTGATCATTTGTCCATTTCTTATGCATttcaaaatttaaaatatttgttgGGAATTCAAAATCTACTTTTTTCACATTGCtgtcattttttaattcttcttcACTTTTTGTTTcataatctttttttttatttatttcttttttatccaaaatatatacatcatACATTTCTGGGAAATTTTTTGGAAGCATACACCAAATACCATCAGTATCTAATTCCATTGGTATaccaattttatttattaaattaaatgcCCCATTAATTATTTGAGAACCTGTATAAGTAACAATAGCACCCATTTGATCAGAATACCATCTACTGCTTCTTCTTTTAACATAACCATAAAAACTatttaatatacatttatgtgCTAATTGTAATgaatcatttaataatattttatcatctaATTCTTGAATCTTAATATAATCTATTTTTGattgttttaataattcCCTTTTTTCATGTTCACATTCTTTCAGTCCTTTTTTATACACATATCTTCTGTCTCGAAATGTTTTAACAGCATCAACATAAAATGGGTTTTCTCTTTGGCACACTAAACTGGATGCATCCACTTCTTTGGACACTTTGGTTTTCTTAAAAACTTTTTGAGAGCAATCTTTTATGACTTTCATTAATTCATCGTGTTGTTGTTTATCCGTGAGTTCATTCCACCtgcaccaaaaaaaaaaaaaaatatatatatatatatatatatatatatatgtgtatatatatatgtattggtatatatatatatatatatatatatatatatattgttatgtttgtacaatattattcatataatataattattttataatttttctaattacgatttcttttttgttgCGTTTATTTCCACCGAGTTTTCATTTTCAGTACTATCAGATTCTTCCTTGTTTTGCATCTTGTAAAAACTCTTTTGAGGGAAAAAAAGTCTAGTTTTTAAATCTTGTTTTAATGACAAGACATGACCATAATCTATAGGAGAAATTTCTAATTTACGTTtccatatcatttttttttgacaCAAGTGTCtttgtttataatatgaacaattaaAACAATGATCTGGTGTGATGATAGCATTAGGTTGCAAACGAtgtgataaaataatattaggaTACATTGCAGCAACAtctaaatgataaatattaggacatatatttatatttggaTTTTCTATAAAGAAATTTAGTTTACTTTTAATATCTTGTTTAATTTGAtctaaatttattatttgatttttattaatatatttactatcatttatatttgcatttttatttaaatcttTTTGAATCCAGAAATCAATAATATGATCAATACTGTTATAtagatatttatatgtatctaCATCTAAACTAAAAAATTCTTTAAGATCATCTCTATAAATTCCACATTTTAGACTTTGAACTGTACCACCAACAAATGAATcatcataaataaaatatttttttttattttctggATCTGTAAAatattgattatatatagGTTTGGATTTATTTGGaaaaagtatattttttctatatgcTTCTGCCATTAATAATTGTTCACATAAGGTTCCACTACCTTGTCGTAATACATTATCAGGGTTCATTGGTATAATTGATGATAATGCGAATAAGaaattatgaataaatttatcgtataaataaaaagtagCAACAGCATCAGATACACTGTAAACAGCTAAATGTTGAGGATTATTTTTAGCTATTGGAACCATAAGTTCAGGATCAACTTCTGTTGggttatattttaatttaattttacataCACTTTTTAAAGTTCTAGAACCATTAGGTAGATATGAATCTCTTTCAACCCATTTATATGCatcaatatttaaaataaaattacatGAGCATTCttgtttattattcataataaaacCTATTTCTCTAGATAcacttaaattattaatttcacatcttctatataaatatggaatatcaaaaaaatctCCATTATATGtaacaaaaatatgtatttttaataatctGATATGTTCAAGAaatctttttaataaaaagtattcatttttttcattaaaaattttgaatGTACCTGCACCAGAATATTCTTCATTTGGTTTATATAAGAATtctcttatatttttactcATAACATTTCTATTAACAATTAAATAACCTTGAgcattatacatatatgatattaatattatttcatctttttctttatctggAAATTTTAATTCATCTTTATAACATTCAATATCCCATgctaatatatttaatggtgctgatacttttttatttaaaatttcaaATTGAATTAATTCGGTATAAAGTTCATCTTCTTCTCTTTTAACTTTATACCATAATCCACATCtgatatttttatctatacAAATTCTagttaaatattttacatcatattcatatatttcgACTATTTCATTCATAATTTCTTCTCTACTTagaatttgtttttttgtagTAACAATGATATCATTcatattcaatatattattattattattgttattattattacttgtattattattattgttgttgctattaatatcattattttttggatttaatttcctttttttatcatcttcGTCTGTTATATTTGTACTATATGGTTGTTTTTGTGTGTTTTCTTTTTgatcatcatatttattataagaatattcatttttataagaaaattCTAATTGACTATAAGACAAGtcttcattattaaaaatatgtttatcattatttgaattattataatttttattttgttttttatttcgTTCAATAATTTTGACTAAGAAGTCTCTAGCATGCATTAAATTTTCAATAGTATCATATGAtaacttaaaaaatatattacttaaATAACTTCTTTTCTTATTCAAATGATCATATAAACTTAAATCCtctttttttacataatCAATTTCAACGTTATATTTATCTAGttccttttttaaaaattttgttaCTTGTtcataattatgtatattcttcgtttttaaataaaagtaGGGTCTATAAAATAGAGTTAATCTCCACGTCTTGTTATTGTCTGACACAAAATACATGTGTACACctataagaaaaattatatacatatataaatatattgatatatttctTGTGTCCTTATATACtaagtattttatttttattacctgtttttttatgtgatttatttgaattttttgcTACTACATTCATAGTAGTAGGAActatattataaagatatCCTTCTTTCTCTCCTTTATTAATCCATGCTTTTATATGAAActtattttctaattttaaCAATCTCTCATATTCATAATCTGGGTTAATTTTTGATTCCTTCTCCCATCCTTTTGTCCTAGTTTGAGtcgtcatttttttttttttttttgtacttaGAATAAGagtttatatttaaagaatagcacacacatatatatatatatattaatatgtatgtataataaatgCACTATTTATTTAGAAAAGAAAAGTTCATTTTGAAGAGGTATGAAAAGTAatctaaaataaaacaatgtTATtaggaaataaataaacgaacatataattaaatatatatatatatatatatataataatggtcagataaaaatatgtattaatataataccAAAGTAATGTTGTATATAATAggcttatatataaaattttcaaaaaaaaaaaaaaaaaaaaagtgaattctattaatattttat
It encodes the following:
- a CDS encoding DNA polymerase epsilon, catalytic subunit a, putative; this translates as MTTQTRTKGWEKESKINPDYEYERLLKLENKFHIKAWINKGEKEGYLYNIVPTTMNVVAKNSNKSHKKTGVHMYFVSDNNKTWRLTLFYRPYFYLKTKNIHNYEQVTKFLKKELDKYNVEIDYVKKEDLSLYDHLNKKRSYLSNIFFKLSYDTIENLMHARDFLVKIIERNKKQNKNYNNSNNDKHIFNNEDLSYSQLEFSYKNEYSYNKYDDQKENTQKQPYSTNITDEDDKKRKLNPKNNDINSNNNNNNTSNNNNNNNNNILNMNDIIVTTKKQILSREEIMNEIVEIYEYDVKYLTRICIDKNIRCGLWYKVKREEDELYTELIQFEILNKKVSAPLNILAWDIECYKDELKFPDKEKDEIILISYMYNAQGYLIVNRNVMSKNIREFLYKPNEEYSGAGTFKIFNEKNEYFLLKRFLEHIRLLKIHIFVTYNGDFFDIPYLYRRCEINNLSVSREIGFIMNNKQECSCNFILNIDAYKWVERDSYLPNGSRTLKSVCKIKLKYNPTEVDPELMVPIAKNNPQHLAVYSVSDAVATFYLYDKFIHNFLFALSSIIPMNPDNVLRQGSGTLCEQLLMAEAYRKNILFPNKSKPIYNQYFTDPENKKKYFIYDDSFVGGTVQSLKCGIYRDDLKEFFSLDVDTYKYLYNSIDHIIDFWIQKDLNKNANINDSKYINKNQIINLDQIKQDIKSKLNFFIENPNINICPNIYHLDVAAMYPNIILSHRLQPNAIITPDHCFNCSYYKQRHLCQKKMIWKRKLEISPIDYGHVLSLKQDLKTRLFFPQKSFYKMQNKEESDSTENENSVEINATKKKSWNELTDKQQHDELMKVIKDCSQKVFKKTKVSKEVDASSLVCQRENPFYVDAVKTFRDRRYVYKKGLKECEHEKRELLKQSKIDYIKIQELDDKILLNDSLQLAHKCILNSFYGYVKRRSSRWYSDQMGAIVTYTGSQIINGAFNLINKIGIPMELDTDGIWCMLPKNFPEMYDVYILDKKEINKKKDYETKSEEELKNDSNVKKVDFEFPTNILNFEMHKKWTNDQYLVYNEHTNDYECISKNEIFFELDGPWHGMFLPASEKSDDLLKKRYVVFNNKYKISELKGFEIKRRGELRIIQRFQSEIFNHFLKGKTKEESYYHASLTANKWKNLIDTKAIDIDNDDELFDLILAKKVLNKSVKEQPNAKSFGITTAKRLSELLNNASYIEDNNVSTQFIVVSKPIGSDITFRAIPIQIFKTNIDTQIHYLSKWLGTKFPPNVPVNVRDIIDWDYYKQKLEVQILKLVIIPAIKQNINNPITSISVPDWLKKQINISEGKQKKITSFFVKKNIKKEDTTSPLHTTEMKLESDIHDFKDSNETNNTPLHLINKESIKNKQHISNQSIEKKSPFPIEGENTITDPTSSALLTQSEETMKNKKRKLIKQYLLDNFISKKQKLIILYDNNQSNNNNSNIMSGATTNTSKLISSVAYKKINSFENYGENNNNNNNIIIIDHEKINISNLKYKDLHNLFHSNFKNWMLINNKIWKNNRTQIKKIRIEDKNKKKKNIISFKDQEEEEANNEKNNYEKISNLDSKYLHTIQNAMDIVYIYKKIKKKKKNNKKNSNNQLNNHLNNDKQTLLKPYLKYFKHETDSDSDSDSNSDDSSSHKKVFLNENYHINEKVDNNDYYNDDDDGIYYALVSLKNMNKFYKIKIQVYRHIYINNYDQLNIKSNSKITIKLISSNNDDNTVFKSKAYANCFLPRNIKVFNLYEFIMTEKYFNQYIINTLNANYHESIISVYETKIPLYFDFLSRYGNSIEIDSNDYNYIFDEHKCFKSYCFSKFENNSKSSKNVSANYLDDVHIVYIHIFHTLIDNICNRIFINVYDQFDENNQDHLLGNKIMFSGIGQKDNNFDPYDTFIKFLQLDKYCNDITLNERNINSTHNGQKINIPNNNINNIHNIHNTFDDNNNVEYLNNIEKEKIKKDMLLKNLFNKEFFINTVEKDLLFLYHYRKFDIYYEENTNVYKVLEYLDLYLNKYRTNMITGKQKYIFYVSSTIDKKKLGWWATNKYFPCYFYKFDNINKYQNVPRINYQNDIFNLSLNLFFENYHRVEEDLNFSRISNIPLFNLFNVQNKNQKHKFIYDILYASFIKKYKGILWLSYFGNYDLGIPCLNINNFCDYDLAKKNNDIINQGIYRGYIVHLFFNESLIFNSVRLFTKYSNVDKNTNEYSNAITNTNIKINNHQNNHNNNEHNTFMQNKKNLKRTLENNTNHMNKLNNKSNHINKNHSIDQKENLNDEDISTADENNNMNSNNINKNNKNQNQNQNQNQNQNQNQNQKNNINSNNNNNSVDVNFSSNNDNILMQSSTELNQKKNLIQNKYDINSIVERNAHVSQFSNFAFKLLGQSLEYLISKISSLSMLITNKTFESISDIFTSFYSWISNNSSLLYDVALYNKVLECSEIYQNNLINIMKKKFNANIIFADLRNLVISFNEYSIISGRNILKNLIKYFSHSDSIYANVPFYIKNEYIAACQFDKYNFIRYKKYSDPNEDNTDENLKIIEYLPPICESFLRYVLDIIILNPLHDIILSYDNNKQNGVDSNHSDHQKINDINDISTCEKNYYNVILKTDKLTDKINLAQRAKLKYIFDKSFDDLEEVCESFSLINENVDVLAYKIEEKIKDLWFMPGNIYKKIKKAIKYKKYLIENYWPYEDDEIDENNINYAPFLFPQTLGNLAKRDNNWRLEIVKFCIFLMQNDKLLNLENENSNEAFHEKRHELYEIVGDSEYNKKNSLWKSPCHELILKDIFCDNCSSVYHMNVVTSLVEAEISGKASFIWLCKNCNFKFDNEFIELKILSLLQETFDAYNAQDLVCNNCNAIKSFHRRPICKCGQIFTPRLEINNWMQTLEIVENLASMLNMPLLTDVLTSMKTHLI